One region of Zingiber officinale cultivar Zhangliang chromosome 7B, Zo_v1.1, whole genome shotgun sequence genomic DNA includes:
- the LOC122007310 gene encoding LIM domain-containing protein WLIM2b-like produces MAFNFTGTQQKCKACDKTVYLVDQLTADGIVFHKSCFKCNHCKGTLTLSTYSSMEGVLYCKPHFEQLFKESGNFHKNFQSSAKSADKAPELTRSPSKAAGMFSGTQEKCATCGKTAYPLEKVSVEGQAYHKSCFKCSHGGCSITPSNYAALEGILYCKHHFSQLFKETGSYNHLTKSASIKHAAAAVTAPNL; encoded by the exons ATGGCTTTCAATTTCACCGGCACGCAGCAGAAATGCAAGGCCTGTGACAAGACTGTCTACCTCGTGGATCAGCTCACCGCCGACGGAATCGTCTTCCATAAGTCCTGCTTCAAGTGCAATCattgcaaaggaaccctcacg cTAAGTACATATTCATCCATGGAAGGTGTTTTGTATTGCAAGCCTCACTTTGAACAACTCTTCAAGGAATCTGGCAACTTCCACAAGAATTTTCAGTCAT CTGCAAAATCTGCTGATAAAGCTCCAGAACTG ACTAGATCTCCTAGCAAAGCTGCCGGTATGTTTTCAGGAACACAGGAGAAATGTGCTACCTGTGGTAAAACAGCATATCCTCTCGAAAAG GTTAGTGTTGAAGGCCAAGCCTACCACAAGTCCTGCTTCAAGTGCTCTCATGGAGGCTGCTCAATCACCCCTTCCAATTATGCTGCCCTTGAAGGGATTCTCTACTGCAAACACCATTTCTCCCAACTTTTCAAGGAAACAGGAAGCTATAACCACCTCACTAAGTCTGCTTCGATCAAGCACGCCGCCGCCGCCGTGACTGCTCCTAATCTGT
- the LOC122007309 gene encoding mitochondrial uncoupling protein 1-like, whose protein sequence is MAERTEISFAGRLASSAIAACVAEISTLPLDTAKVRLQLQKKASSGDAMSTSRYRGMLGTVITILSEEGLVALWKGLVPGLHRQCIFGGLRIGLYEPVKAFYVGDSFVGDIPLFKKILAGLTTGALGITIANPTDLVKVRLQVEGKLPPGVPRRYLGALDAYVKIIKQEGLGALWTGVGPNIVRNAIVNAAELASYDQIKQMILRIPGFSDDIFTHLLAGLAAGFFAVCVGSPVDVVKSRMMGDPSYKNTLDCFIKTLKNEGPLAFYKGFIPNFARLGSWNVIMFLTLEQVSKVFVSQVPF, encoded by the exons ATGGCGGAGAGGACCGAGATCTCGTTCGCCGGCAGACTGGCCAGCAGCGCCATTGCCGCCTGCGTCGCCGAG ATTTCCACGCTTCCTTTGGATACTGCAAAAGTCAGGCTTCAACTACAGAAGAAAGCATCATCAGGGGATGCAATGAGTACTTCTAGATATAGGGGAATGTTAGGGACTGTAATAACAATACTTAGTGAGGAAGGTTTAGTAGCATTATGGAAAGGCCTGGTGCCCGGGCTTCATCGTCAATGCATTTTCGGTGGGTTGAGGATTGGGTTGTATGAACCT GTGAAAGCCTTTTATGTTGGTGATAGTTTTGTTGGAGATATTCCTTTGTTCAAGAAAATTCTTGCTGGTCTTACAACTG GTGCTCTGGGAATCACCATTGCAAATCCAACTGATCTTGTAAAAGTACGCCTCCAAGTCGAAGGGAAACTTCCACCTGGTGTACCAAGGCGTTATTTAGGAGCATTGGATGCTTATGTCAAAATAATCAAACAG GAAGGACTTGGGGCTCTGTGGACTGGTGTTGGTCCTAATATTGTACGAAATGCTATTGTTAATGCTGCTGAATTAGCCAGCTATGATCAAATAAAACAG ATGATCTTGAGAATCCCTGGATTTTCAGATGACATTTTCACCCATCTTTTAGCTGGTTTGGCTGCTGGGTTTTTTGCTGTTTGTGTTGGTTCTCCTGTTGACGTG GTCAAGTCGAGAATGATGGGGGATCCATCCTATAAAAACACACTCGATTGCTTCATCAAGACACTTAAAAATGAA GGACCTCTAGCTTTTTATAAAGGATTCATTCCAAATTTTGCCCGGCTTGGATCCTGGAATGTGATAATGTTCTTGACACTGGAGCAG GTATCAAAGGTTTTTGTAAGCCAAGTGCCCTTTTGA